CCAGCTCTGCCACCAGCGGGCCATCGGCATCGACGGTGAGCAGAATATAGTTGCCTTCGCTGAACTTGCGAACGAGATAAGCCAGCTTGCGGCGGCCCATCTTCTCGGTGGAGCGAATTGTACCGCCGCCGTTGGTCACCGTCTGTTCGAGGCTGGCGATGATCTTGTCCACTTCTTCTTCCGCCAGGTCGGGGCGGACAATAAACATCACTTCATAAAAACGATCCATGTGCTTCTCTTTTCCCTGAGAAACCGGCAGCGGTTAGCCGTCTGCTTCTCGAATAAATTCTGTTACGCCGCCGGGCCGTTGTT
The DNA window shown above is from Acidobacterium capsulatum ATCC 51196 and carries:
- the rpsF gene encoding 30S ribosomal protein S6, giving the protein MDRFYEVMFIVRPDLAEEEVDKIIASLEQTVTNGGGTIRSTEKMGRRKLAYLVRKFSEGNYILLTVDADGPLVAELERRLRVTEQVIKFITVRMDEEEKRLNKIKAIRASRTKVSDQPAAVEAAEAPAAPAAQEESAPASA